A genomic window from Fibrobacterota bacterium includes:
- a CDS encoding HDOD domain-containing protein yields the protein MPLESLSANSLAQQVKSIPTLPTVLTELSRRMEDPKTSSDDLAQIIQQDQAISSKVLKLVNSPFYGYSGRIHTINQGIVILGFNAIKNLVLSTSVLEAFKGTASSEAFRMDTLWVHSAAVAGIAKLLAERSGTADPEEAFVSGLLHDIGKVLLWISEPRLFAGCLQASANKRIPLLEVERQVVGFDDSELAAVLAEKWKFPNTLRESIRWRTMPDRAGAMAPLASAVHCANVLCTSLGAASVPKPVLTAPTTAAWELMGLHHDDRLRGILHEAPLRIEAARAFVTS from the coding sequence ATGCCGCTTGAATCCCTTTCCGCAAATTCGCTGGCCCAGCAGGTCAAGAGCATTCCCACACTGCCCACGGTGCTTACCGAGCTTTCGCGGCGCATGGAAGACCCCAAGACATCTTCCGACGACCTCGCCCAGATCATCCAGCAAGACCAAGCGATCTCCAGCAAGGTGCTGAAGCTTGTGAACAGCCCTTTCTACGGGTATTCCGGGCGCATCCACACCATCAACCAGGGAATCGTCATCCTGGGCTTCAACGCCATCAAGAACCTGGTGCTTTCCACCAGCGTGCTGGAAGCCTTCAAGGGAACCGCCTCCAGCGAGGCCTTTCGGATGGACACCTTGTGGGTCCACTCGGCAGCGGTGGCCGGGATCGCCAAGCTTCTGGCGGAACGTTCGGGAACAGCGGATCCGGAGGAGGCGTTCGTTTCCGGGTTGCTGCACGACATCGGCAAGGTGCTCTTGTGGATTTCGGAGCCGCGTCTGTTCGCGGGCTGCCTCCAGGCCTCGGCCAACAAGCGGATCCCGCTTTTGGAAGTGGAACGCCAGGTGGTGGGTTTCGATGACAGCGAACTGGCCGCCGTGTTGGCCGAAAAGTGGAAGTTCCCCAATACCCTTCGCGAAAGCATCCGGTGGCGAACCATGCCCGATCGGGCCGGAGCGATGGCCCCTTTGGCTTCGGCGGTCCATTGCGCCAACGTTCTCTGCACCAGCCTGGGGGCGGCTTCCGTGCCGAAGCCTGTCCTGACAGCACCAACGACGGCCGCCTGGGAATTGATGGGTCTCCACCATGACGATCGGTTGCGCGGCATCCTCCACGAGGCGCCGTTGCGCATCGAAGCCGCGCGGGCGTTTGTCACTTCTTGA
- the guaB gene encoding IMP dehydrogenase, which yields MTDITEALTFDDVLLVPSYSEVLPAYTSVATELFPGFSLNIPILSAPMDTVTRAELAIALACQGGLGVIHKNLKPAEQAADVVRVKRWQSGVVDHPVTLSPEDPIQKAFEIMATRKISGFPVCDASGKLVGILTNRDLRLSKRQGGNVRELMTSQNLVTASPGVTLEKARELLHSHRIEKLPLVDKKGVLKGLITFTDINKRVDFPQSLLDDKGRLRVGAAIGVGPDSVERAEALAEAGVDLLTVDTAHGHSKGVIDMVKVLKKRWPSIAVVAGNVVTPEAVTALAKAGADVVKVGIGPGSICTTRVVAGVGYPQLSAVLACSPAAKKAGVGLIADGGIKYSGDVAKALAAGANAVMMGSIFAGTDESPGEIVLLEGRSYKSYRGMGSLGAMQEGSKDRYFQSDVTDARKFVPEGIEGQVAYRGPLRDTVHQLVGGLRTSLHYCGASSIAELHKKAKFVRITGAGLRESHPHDVQITKEAPNYHPGT from the coding sequence ATGACCGACATCACCGAAGCACTCACCTTCGACGACGTGCTCCTCGTCCCCTCGTACAGCGAAGTCCTACCGGCCTATACCTCAGTGGCCACGGAGTTGTTCCCGGGTTTTTCCCTGAACATCCCCATCCTCAGCGCCCCCATGGATACCGTGACTCGCGCCGAGCTGGCCATCGCATTGGCCTGCCAAGGTGGCTTGGGTGTGATCCACAAGAACCTCAAACCCGCAGAGCAAGCCGCGGATGTGGTGCGGGTGAAGCGCTGGCAGTCGGGCGTGGTGGATCACCCCGTCACGCTCTCGCCGGAAGACCCCATCCAAAAGGCCTTCGAGATCATGGCCACCCGCAAGATCTCCGGGTTCCCGGTCTGCGACGCCTCCGGCAAGCTGGTGGGGATCCTGACCAATCGCGACCTGCGCCTGTCCAAGCGGCAGGGTGGGAATGTCCGCGAGTTGATGACTTCCCAGAACCTGGTGACGGCCTCCCCCGGCGTCACCCTGGAAAAGGCCCGCGAGCTGTTGCACAGCCATCGCATCGAAAAACTGCCGTTGGTGGACAAGAAGGGCGTTCTGAAGGGACTGATCACCTTCACGGACATCAACAAGCGCGTGGACTTCCCGCAATCCCTTCTGGACGACAAGGGACGCTTGCGGGTAGGAGCGGCGATCGGGGTCGGCCCCGATTCCGTGGAGCGCGCCGAGGCCTTGGCTGAGGCCGGGGTGGATCTGCTCACGGTGGACACCGCCCATGGCCATTCCAAGGGCGTGATCGACATGGTCAAGGTTCTGAAAAAGCGCTGGCCCTCCATCGCTGTGGTGGCCGGCAACGTGGTCACCCCGGAAGCCGTCACGGCCCTGGCCAAGGCCGGCGCCGATGTGGTCAAGGTGGGCATCGGCCCGGGTTCGATCTGCACCACACGGGTGGTAGCCGGGGTGGGATACCCTCAACTTTCTGCCGTGCTGGCTTGCTCTCCGGCCGCGAAAAAGGCGGGCGTGGGGCTGATCGCCGACGGCGGCATCAAGTACTCCGGCGACGTGGCCAAGGCACTGGCGGCCGGCGCCAACGCCGTCATGATGGGCTCCATCTTCGCGGGAACGGATGAATCCCCCGGCGAAATCGTCCTGCTGGAAGGCCGCTCCTACAAGAGCTACCGCGGCATGGGGTCGCTGGGCGCCATGCAGGAAGGCTCCAAGGACAGGTACTTCCAATCGGACGTCACCGATGCCCGCAAGTTCGTGCCGGAAGGCATCGAAGGCCAAGTGGCCTACCGCGGACCTTTGCGGGACACCGTGCACCAATTGGTGGGAGGTTTGCGCACGTCGTTGCACTATTGCGGGGCATCCTCCATTGCGGAACTGCACAAGAAGGCGAAGTTCGTGCGCATCACCGGCGCGGGGTTGCGCGAAAGCCACCCCCACGACGTGCAGATCACCAAGGAAGCCCCGAACTACCATCCAGGAACCTGA
- a CDS encoding UDP-2,3-diacylglucosamine diphosphatase, translated as MGNPVPLGRTLFLSDLHLGMGRDEPSRRADLATLLEKAPGNVDDLVLGGDVFEFWWEWRHALPRGFDDMLDRFRALSDSGVGLHLIAGNHDFAIGQGLASRCGATVHPDGLLGCSDGADWLLLHGDASTPAERADRILRRVLRSKICQSLWNLLPCDVSFPLALGVGKGTRSLDKGISAHTLAMEPTMRGWMRRWGLAGVVHGHSHRPLLTNGPEGIYINNGDWVRGRWAAWFCGKKAGLVDCTQKELPWPSST; from the coding sequence ATGGGAAACCCCGTCCCGCTGGGACGGACGCTTTTCCTTTCCGACCTCCATCTGGGCATGGGACGGGACGAACCGTCGCGGAGAGCGGACCTGGCCACTCTCCTGGAGAAGGCACCGGGAAACGTCGACGATCTCGTGCTGGGCGGGGACGTGTTCGAATTCTGGTGGGAGTGGCGCCACGCCCTTCCCCGAGGCTTCGACGACATGCTTGACAGATTCCGTGCATTGTCGGATTCCGGCGTTGGGCTGCACCTGATCGCCGGAAACCACGATTTCGCCATCGGACAGGGCCTCGCCTCGCGGTGCGGGGCCACCGTCCATCCCGACGGCCTGCTCGGATGCTCCGACGGCGCCGACTGGCTTCTCCTGCACGGCGACGCGTCGACTCCCGCCGAACGCGCCGATCGGATCCTGCGGAGGGTCCTTCGTTCCAAAATCTGTCAATCCTTGTGGAACCTCCTGCCCTGCGACGTTTCCTTCCCCCTGGCTCTGGGCGTGGGAAAAGGAACGCGCTCGCTCGACAAGGGCATTTCGGCCCATACCCTGGCGATGGAGCCGACCATGCGGGGATGGATGCGAAGGTGGGGACTCGCGGGCGTGGTCCATGGCCACAGCCACCGACCACTGCTGACCAACGGCCCCGAAGGGATCTACATCAACAACGGCGACTGGGTGCGCGGACGCTGGGCTGCGTGGTTTTGCGGCAAAAAGGCCGGACTGGTCGACTGCACCCAAAAGGAACTTCCATGGCCATCGAGCACCTGA
- a CDS encoding MBL fold metallo-hydrolase produces MAIEHLIFPSGPLGTNSALIWCDRTHEGILVDPGGEPEEILDLALARGVCIRNILVTHAHPDNVAALPMVRDETASGVSLHRADLPLWEAMGELCGELGMLVPELPEVDEYLFDGHIVAFGKEKVEIIHLPGHSPGHSGIIVRSAGFCMIGDCCFATATGRTDLWGGDEHEQERTLAKLETFDPDWSLIGGHGPAFSVGDLARARRMKSTNI; encoded by the coding sequence ATGGCCATCGAGCACCTGATCTTCCCTTCCGGACCTTTGGGGACCAACTCGGCCCTGATCTGGTGCGACCGCACGCACGAAGGAATTCTGGTGGACCCGGGAGGCGAGCCCGAAGAAATCCTCGATCTGGCCTTGGCGCGGGGTGTTTGCATCCGCAACATCCTGGTGACCCATGCCCACCCGGACAATGTGGCCGCCCTTCCCATGGTGCGCGACGAGACCGCCAGCGGAGTTTCGCTGCACCGGGCGGATCTTCCCTTGTGGGAGGCGATGGGCGAGCTCTGCGGCGAGTTGGGCATGCTCGTGCCCGAGCTTCCGGAGGTGGACGAATATCTCTTCGATGGCCATATCGTGGCTTTCGGCAAGGAAAAGGTGGAGATCATCCATCTTCCGGGACATTCCCCCGGCCACTCGGGGATCATCGTGCGTTCGGCGGGATTTTGCATGATCGGCGACTGCTGCTTTGCCACGGCCACCGGTCGCACCGATCTTTGGGGCGGGGACGAGCACGAGCAGGAACGGACATTGGCCAAATTGGAGACCTTCGACCCCGACTGGAGCCTGATTGGAGGCCACGGCCCCGCCTTTTCCGTCGGCGATCTTGCCAGGGCCCGCCGCATGAAAAGCACCAACATCTGA
- a CDS encoding EscU/YscU/HrcU family type III secretion system export apparatus switch protein produces the protein MTNRPTEAVQWKRKIAVALRYRREQDTAPVVVAGGSGLVAEKILDTAREHSIPVHEDAALAYSLGRVGVEQPVPPELYQAVAEVIAFVYRLHPAGAKP, from the coding sequence ATGACCAACCGGCCTACAGAGGCTGTCCAGTGGAAACGCAAGATCGCCGTGGCGCTGCGCTACCGTCGGGAACAGGACACGGCTCCCGTCGTGGTGGCCGGAGGCTCTGGGCTCGTGGCGGAGAAAATACTGGACACGGCTCGCGAGCATTCCATTCCCGTCCATGAAGACGCCGCCCTGGCCTATTCCCTTGGTCGTGTGGGAGTGGAACAACCGGTCCCTCCGGAGCTGTACCAGGCGGTCGCGGAAGTGATCGCCTTCGTCTACCGACTCCATCCAGCCGGAGCCAAGCCTTGA
- a CDS encoding PP2C family protein-serine/threonine phosphatase: MSGAVDPTFDLVETFNIVLWFLPLPFLGLALSDRGRRWWPGWTMVATMFLLVSLEVSSQIAGRWLGDLDRFHPIWRFLGGAILLVVLSEGSSRTGWGTRGSRVQIRRFLGMSLLPAGVLSALLLGRVSPAMSTLPAWVCLAAFETFAIMTAPVRWVRWMRIVAASLLAVSLLREPFWLPFSVLITLLTATQALSHIRQDNRLRLLRAREALQPKAIQDLLAQTTGPRLSRDDESLPVDRLDALLGFAMQSTGSVGGAIFLYIETPVSGVGTLSRRLECVVAKGSLRDCLHSNDASLGAQALVSFLPSTMTSKVLRASEPTIAYALSALKAPKLAAAPLRSQGRPLGLVVLSPPTSRDDFSPSDLHILDFLSQQAVFSLNYEAVYHKLMEDSRLAREFEIAARIQTSLLPREMPKVPGLALSAKVIPAREVGGDYYDLLPLPDDKLAVVIGDVSGKGLPAGMIMLIVRTTIHLLVDADPQGNPAQLLRSLEEKLAPQLDALTFMTFLALRWSARDRILTWSGAGHEHILWRSALDGKIHRIKTGGLALGLQRDHFLPREERKLMLSEGDVILLYTDGVIECRGPDGTAWGLARLEESMERHHSQTPEELLEGILSDLDRFRQNILPSDDRTLLVMKAS; this comes from the coding sequence TTGAGCGGCGCCGTCGATCCCACCTTCGATCTGGTCGAGACGTTCAATATCGTCCTTTGGTTTCTGCCCTTGCCCTTCTTGGGGTTGGCGCTGTCCGATCGAGGCCGCCGCTGGTGGCCAGGCTGGACCATGGTGGCCACCATGTTCCTGCTGGTTTCCCTGGAGGTGAGCTCGCAGATCGCGGGCAGATGGCTTGGCGACCTGGATCGGTTCCATCCGATCTGGAGGTTCCTCGGCGGTGCGATCCTGCTGGTGGTGCTGTCGGAAGGATCCAGTCGAACCGGATGGGGTACCCGTGGCTCCCGGGTGCAGATCCGGCGATTCCTGGGAATGTCCTTGTTGCCTGCCGGCGTCCTGAGCGCACTTCTGCTGGGAAGGGTTTCTCCGGCCATGTCCACCTTGCCTGCATGGGTCTGCTTGGCGGCCTTCGAAACCTTCGCCATCATGACCGCTCCGGTGCGTTGGGTCCGATGGATGCGCATCGTCGCGGCGAGCCTGCTGGCCGTCTCGCTCCTTCGCGAACCATTCTGGCTGCCATTTTCTGTCCTGATCACCCTCTTGACGGCCACCCAGGCGCTTTCGCACATCCGCCAGGACAATCGCCTCCGGCTTTTGCGGGCCAGAGAAGCCTTGCAACCAAAAGCCATCCAGGACCTGTTGGCGCAAACGACCGGCCCCAGGCTCTCCCGCGACGACGAATCCCTCCCGGTCGATCGATTGGACGCCCTGTTGGGCTTTGCCATGCAAAGCACGGGCTCGGTGGGTGGGGCGATCTTCCTGTACATCGAAACGCCCGTTTCCGGCGTGGGGACGCTCTCCAGACGACTCGAATGCGTGGTCGCCAAAGGAAGCCTGCGCGATTGCCTCCACTCCAACGACGCCTCCTTGGGCGCACAAGCCCTGGTTTCGTTTCTGCCCTCCACCATGACCTCCAAGGTCCTGCGCGCTTCCGAACCGACCATCGCCTACGCCCTTTCCGCCCTCAAGGCCCCGAAGCTCGCCGCGGCGCCGCTGCGCAGCCAAGGCCGTCCGTTGGGGCTGGTGGTGCTTTCTCCGCCCACCTCCCGCGACGATTTCAGCCCCAGCGACTTGCACATCCTGGACTTCCTGTCCCAGCAGGCGGTGTTCAGCCTCAATTACGAGGCTGTCTACCACAAGCTCATGGAAGACTCCCGTCTGGCCCGCGAATTCGAAATCGCCGCCCGGATCCAGACGAGCCTGCTCCCCCGGGAAATGCCCAAGGTGCCAGGGCTTGCGCTGAGCGCCAAGGTGATCCCCGCCCGCGAAGTCGGGGGGGACTACTACGATCTTCTGCCGCTGCCCGACGACAAACTCGCCGTTGTGATCGGCGATGTGTCCGGAAAAGGTCTGCCGGCCGGCATGATCATGCTGATCGTGCGAACCACCATCCACTTGTTGGTGGATGCCGATCCCCAGGGCAACCCGGCTCAACTCCTGCGTTCCTTGGAGGAGAAACTCGCGCCCCAGCTGGATGCGCTGACCTTCATGACCTTCCTCGCCCTGCGTTGGAGCGCTCGCGATCGGATTCTCACCTGGTCCGGCGCCGGACACGAACACATCCTTTGGCGGTCGGCTTTGGACGGGAAAATCCACCGGATCAAGACCGGCGGCTTGGCTTTGGGGCTGCAGAGAGACCACTTCCTGCCTCGCGAGGAGCGCAAACTGATGCTCTCCGAAGGGGATGTCATCTTGCTGTACACCGACGGCGTGATCGAGTGTCGCGGACCCGATGGAACCGCCTGGGGCCTGGCCAGGCTGGAAGAATCCATGGAGCGCCACCACAGCCAAACACCGGAAGAACTCCTGGAAGGCATCCTCTCCGACCTGGATCGATTCCGCCAAAACATCCTTCCTTCTGACGACAGAACGCTGCTTGTCATGAAGGCAAGCTGA
- a CDS encoding STAS domain-containing protein — protein sequence MQQALELKILAVAGHPDARILRLTGEFDASAVEQALEEVTALLDAGVRHLICDCKDLRYVNSTGLGVILHFSRVTRERGGSFRLCQVSEPVYEIIEIIGATTLLELHDSVEDALVTLT from the coding sequence ATGCAACAAGCACTCGAACTCAAGATCCTTGCCGTCGCAGGCCATCCCGACGCCAGGATTCTTCGTCTAACCGGCGAATTCGACGCCTCTGCCGTGGAGCAGGCCTTGGAAGAGGTCACGGCTCTTCTAGACGCCGGAGTTCGGCATCTGATCTGCGATTGCAAGGATCTGCGCTACGTCAACAGCACGGGTCTGGGAGTCATCCTCCACTTCAGCCGGGTCACGCGCGAGCGTGGCGGCTCCTTCCGGTTGTGTCAAGTTTCGGAGCCGGTCTACGAGATCATCGAGATCATCGGGGCCACCACCTTGCTGGAATTGCACGACTCGGTCGAAGACGCTCTGGTCACGTTGACCTGA
- the gatA gene encoding Asp-tRNA(Asn)/Glu-tRNA(Gln) amidotransferase subunit GatA, which translates to MPTLTLHGARERLSQGETSESLVSKALDAAKSSTNGAFNTLDESRSLERAREADLARKAGKASGPLAGIPIAVKDNICTEGMRTTCGSKILDRFKPPYSATAVERLESAGAIIIGKTAMDEFGMGSTSESNAFGVVRNPADPTRTPGGSSGGSAVAVAEGTVAVALGSDTGGSIRLPASFCGVVGLKPTYGRVSRYGLIAYASSLDQIGPFATNVSDAAEILSLIAGADDRDNTSARLDVPDFTGVLNQGVAGLRVGIPAEYWGEGLDPQVKASLEDGVRRLTDAGAIVVPVNLPSTKYAVSAYYIIAMAEASSNLSRFDGVRYTGRTEGAKSLLDMYSRTRSELFGQEVQRRILLGTFVLSSGYYDAYYAKAQRIRELIRREFQDAFRHCDLLAAPTAPTTAWKLGEKLEDPLAMYLSDIDTIAVNLAGLPGLVVPVSPVAGLPVGLQLIAPAFQEASLIRAGRALEKAGD; encoded by the coding sequence ATGCCCACCCTCACGCTGCACGGAGCCCGAGAACGCCTTTCGCAGGGCGAAACGAGCGAATCCCTGGTTTCCAAGGCGCTTGACGCCGCGAAATCCTCCACCAACGGGGCATTCAATACCTTGGACGAATCCCGATCGCTGGAGCGCGCCCGGGAAGCGGACCTGGCCCGCAAGGCAGGCAAGGCATCGGGACCTCTGGCGGGAATCCCCATCGCCGTGAAGGACAATATCTGCACCGAGGGAATGCGGACCACCTGCGGCTCCAAGATCCTCGATCGCTTCAAGCCCCCCTACTCCGCCACCGCGGTGGAACGTCTGGAATCCGCCGGCGCCATCATCATTGGCAAGACGGCCATGGACGAGTTCGGAATGGGCTCGACCAGCGAATCCAACGCCTTCGGTGTGGTTCGCAATCCAGCGGATCCAACACGCACCCCTGGCGGGTCGTCTGGTGGGTCGGCCGTGGCGGTTGCGGAAGGCACCGTGGCGGTTGCGCTCGGCTCCGATACCGGCGGCTCCATCCGTCTACCAGCCAGCTTCTGCGGCGTGGTCGGTCTCAAGCCCACCTATGGCCGCGTCTCGCGTTATGGATTGATCGCCTACGCATCTTCGCTGGATCAAATCGGTCCTTTCGCGACCAACGTTTCGGATGCTGCGGAAATCCTTTCGCTGATTGCCGGAGCCGATGATCGCGACAATACTTCCGCGCGTTTGGATGTCCCCGATTTCACGGGCGTTCTGAACCAGGGCGTTGCTGGACTTCGCGTGGGAATCCCTGCCGAATATTGGGGCGAAGGATTGGACCCGCAGGTGAAGGCCTCGCTGGAAGACGGCGTTCGTCGGCTGACCGATGCCGGTGCGATCGTGGTTCCGGTCAATTTGCCGTCCACCAAGTATGCGGTCTCGGCCTATTACATCATCGCCATGGCGGAGGCCAGTTCCAATCTGAGCCGATTCGATGGCGTCCGGTATACCGGTCGCACCGAAGGCGCGAAATCCCTTCTGGACATGTATTCGCGCACACGTTCCGAATTGTTCGGTCAAGAAGTGCAGCGTCGTATCCTTTTGGGAACATTCGTCTTGTCATCCGGGTACTACGACGCGTATTATGCTAAAGCACAGAGGATCCGCGAACTGATTCGTCGCGAATTCCAGGACGCTTTCCGGCATTGCGATCTTCTGGCAGCTCCCACGGCCCCCACCACGGCCTGGAAGCTTGGCGAAAAACTCGAGGACCCACTGGCCATGTACCTCTCCGACATCGACACCATCGCCGTCAATCTCGCCGGACTCCCCGGCTTGGTGGTCCCGGTATCGCCTGTCGCAGGGCTTCCTGTCGGGCTCCAGCTGATCGCCCCCGCCTTCCAAGAGGCCTCTCTGATCCGCGCCGGCCGCGCGCTCGAAAAAGCGGGCGATTGA
- a CDS encoding C40 family peptidase, with translation MRLGFALLLLAFVATDAEARKTRAKKPKYSRDQVRTESLAAWPGRAEADSRPQPVGVPEIDRLLADRPCIGVSVNEPEIELVERSLSKEDRPKGISSAFLGTLDPVQKIRAVAEPLLGSPYRSGGDNTSGIDCSGFVLTVLKGLGQDIQGRSSGEFWKQGSPVDKNRLQTGDLLFFSDHTRSIGHVAIYLADGKFVHATTGKGVIVSHLGEKYYVAHYKGAKRLQGFLERLSDEPGPLASR, from the coding sequence ATGCGTCTGGGCTTCGCACTGCTCCTTTTGGCATTCGTCGCGACGGATGCCGAAGCACGGAAGACCAGAGCGAAGAAGCCTAAGTACTCCCGGGACCAGGTCCGCACGGAATCCCTCGCCGCCTGGCCGGGCCGGGCCGAAGCCGATTCCCGTCCCCAGCCTGTCGGGGTGCCGGAAATTGACCGCCTGCTCGCCGACCGCCCCTGCATCGGGGTGTCCGTCAACGAGCCGGAAATCGAACTGGTGGAGCGCTCCCTCTCCAAGGAAGACCGTCCCAAAGGCATTTCCTCCGCCTTCCTGGGCACTTTGGATCCGGTCCAGAAGATCCGCGCCGTGGCGGAGCCTTTGCTTGGCTCGCCGTACCGCAGTGGCGGGGACAACACCAGCGGCATCGACTGCTCCGGGTTCGTTCTCACCGTTCTGAAGGGGCTCGGACAGGACATCCAAGGCAGATCCTCGGGCGAGTTCTGGAAACAGGGCAGCCCTGTGGACAAAAATCGTCTCCAAACCGGCGACCTGTTGTTCTTCTCCGACCACACCCGTTCGATCGGACACGTCGCCATCTATCTGGCGGATGGGAAATTCGTCCACGCCACCACAGGCAAGGGCGTGATCGTCTCCCACCTGGGCGAGAAGTACTACGTGGCCCACTACAAGGGCGCCAAGCGCCTCCAGGGCTTCCTGGAACGACTCTCGGACGAACCCGGCCCGCTCGCCTCCCGCTAG